One genomic region from Microcystis panniformis FACHB-1757 encodes:
- the pgsA gene encoding CDP-diacylglycerol--glycerol-3-phosphate 3-phosphatidyltransferase, giving the protein MNLPNSITLSRLLGLPLILYWLHQGTEIDRWLSLIIFLIAASTDWLDGYLARKLNQITELGKFLDPLVDKLLVLAPLLALIEMDLIAAWGVFLILARELAIAGWRINPNLTGNSDIKGANWWGKSKTVSQIVAIALLIAPLPSEYNLIALVAFWLSVILTLISGLIYITPSQKLTQN; this is encoded by the coding sequence ATGAACCTACCCAACTCGATTACCCTATCACGACTCTTGGGACTGCCATTAATTTTATACTGGTTGCACCAAGGCACAGAAATCGATCGCTGGTTAAGTTTAATTATCTTTCTGATTGCTGCCAGCACCGATTGGCTCGATGGTTATTTAGCGCGAAAATTAAATCAAATCACCGAATTAGGTAAATTTCTCGATCCTTTGGTCGATAAATTACTGGTTCTCGCTCCCCTCTTAGCTCTGATTGAAATGGATTTAATTGCTGCTTGGGGAGTATTTTTGATTCTCGCTCGCGAATTAGCGATCGCTGGTTGGCGCATTAATCCGAATTTAACAGGAAATAGCGACATAAAAGGGGCTAATTGGTGGGGAAAAAGCAAAACAGTCAGCCAAATTGTCGCTATCGCTCTCTTAATCGCTCCCTTGCCTTCTGAATATAATTTAATTGCTCTGGTGGCTTTTTGGCTATCGGTGATATTAACTTTAATTTCTGGTCTGATTTATATCACACCCAGCCAAAAATTAACCCAAAATTGA
- a CDS encoding fatty acid desaturase family protein — MRVTFTENQGFRKELNKRVDAYFTENGIPTRDNLAMYLKTITILTWVIAAWLFVLFGPDIWWLKIIGCLVLGGGLAGIGFSIGHDANHGGYSSKKWVNSLIGMTYDYIIGASSYLWRFRHNYLHHTYTNVLGYDLEIHGDGVVRMTPHAEHKWYHRYQHLFIPILYGIIPIYWSFSDVRSILFRHRFGEIKIPNPKAIDLFVLLSGKVVYLFWFIGIPLLVGYSLLEIAIGFLITFMTYGVLACHVFMLAHVLEPAEFIQPSAANQIEDEWAIFQVRTTVDFAPKNIFLNWYLGGLNYQVVHHLFPQICHIHYPKIAPILAEVCQEFGVNYAVYPTFWGALAYNYRWLRQLGNKQSNFDLKLAS; from the coding sequence ATGCGAGTAACTTTTACCGAAAATCAGGGTTTTAGAAAGGAATTGAATAAACGGGTTGATGCTTATTTTACCGAAAACGGCATCCCCACCAGAGATAATTTGGCCATGTACCTGAAGACGATCACGATTTTAACTTGGGTAATTGCCGCTTGGCTATTTGTACTTTTTGGTCCGGATATCTGGTGGCTAAAAATTATCGGTTGTCTGGTTTTAGGAGGAGGATTAGCAGGGATTGGTTTTAGCATTGGTCATGATGCCAACCATGGCGGCTATTCTAGTAAAAAATGGGTTAATTCCCTCATTGGCATGACCTACGATTATATCATCGGTGCTTCCAGTTATCTCTGGCGTTTTCGTCATAACTATCTCCATCATACCTACACCAATGTTTTAGGGTACGATCTGGAAATTCATGGCGATGGTGTGGTGCGAATGACTCCCCATGCCGAGCATAAATGGTATCATCGTTATCAACATTTATTTATCCCGATTCTCTACGGTATAATTCCTATCTATTGGTCATTTTCCGATGTGCGCTCCATCCTCTTTCGTCATCGTTTTGGCGAGATTAAAATTCCCAATCCTAAAGCGATCGATCTATTTGTTTTATTGAGCGGAAAAGTTGTTTATCTCTTTTGGTTTATTGGCATTCCTCTCTTAGTTGGTTATAGTCTCCTAGAAATAGCGATCGGTTTTCTCATTACTTTTATGACCTATGGAGTGCTTGCCTGTCATGTATTTATGTTAGCTCACGTTTTGGAACCCGCCGAATTTATTCAACCCTCGGCAGCTAACCAAATCGAAGACGAATGGGCAATCTTTCAAGTGCGAACTACCGTAGATTTTGCCCCTAAAAATATCTTTTTAAATTGGTACTTAGGGGGATTAAATTATCAAGTTGTTCACCATCTTTTTCCGCAAATTTGTCATATTCACTACCCTAAAATTGCCCCAATTTTAGCAGAAGTTTGCCAAGAATTTGGCGTTAATTATGCCGTTTATCCCACCTTCTGGGGTGCTTTAGCTTATAATTATCGTTGGCTCAGGCAATTAGGCAATAAACAAAGTAATTTCGATCTCAAATTAGCCAGCTAA
- a CDS encoding PspA/IM30 family protein produces the protein MKLLKKLTPKALIFWLIGDKAGNSLVAIWNWLWGIPIESGGKIAVESAKESLELMQKSLAELTESVAKVVAAQQSAQAQYEAKKQEHTNYLQQAVTAQKKGLQEAARLAMVKVISLEKILPAMKDRVDNAEKVVIAAKEKLRKEQEKIEHYKLEMSNLKAISSMNEALGKINEFDSSLNLNNSRDRFEDANEAINDRYRKENVYSELSENYSEKLAQEIDFLSLDDEINRRLAEFNQQS, from the coding sequence ATGAAATTGTTAAAAAAATTAACCCCCAAGGCCTTGATTTTTTGGCTGATCGGTGATAAGGCAGGAAATTCTCTCGTTGCGATCTGGAATTGGTTGTGGGGTATTCCCATCGAATCCGGCGGAAAAATTGCCGTAGAATCGGCCAAAGAATCCCTAGAATTGATGCAAAAATCCCTAGCGGAATTGACAGAATCGGTGGCGAAAGTAGTAGCCGCCCAGCAATCGGCTCAAGCACAATACGAGGCAAAAAAACAGGAACACACAAACTACTTGCAGCAGGCTGTCACCGCTCAAAAAAAAGGTCTTCAAGAAGCGGCAAGACTGGCTATGGTTAAGGTTATCTCCCTAGAAAAAATTCTACCCGCCATGAAAGATCGGGTTGATAATGCCGAAAAAGTGGTCATTGCTGCTAAGGAAAAACTTCGTAAAGAGCAGGAAAAAATCGAGCATTATAAGTTAGAAATGAGCAACTTAAAAGCGATTAGTTCCATGAATGAGGCTTTAGGTAAAATAAACGAATTTGATAGTAGTCTCAACCTCAATAACTCCCGCGATCGCTTTGAGGATGCCAATGAAGCGATTAACGACCGTTATCGAAAAGAAAACGTCTATAGTGAATTAAGCGAGAACTATAGCGAGAAATTAGCTCAAGAAATCGATTTCTTAAGCCTTGATGACGAAATTAACCGCCGTTTAGCCGAATTCAATCAGCAAAGTTAA
- a CDS encoding ABC transporter substrate-binding protein, whose product MSRVVILKIGDGSFETGFSVTLEIRDNHRLIAPFADGKLVPNLDIADALQNYRRAYYHWVESQPSLGITVPHSMITHAAVGDPRDNLRKATQTLKDSLNEWLNSSSLSSIQNRILFHIGNQSEVRFFIQTNHFDLQQIPWECWNFLHEWCPDVEIALTIQRNPPIINLTPPIKVLVILGNIDIESKHTSLCLSSLQTLLGNQDKVSLHILSPGLKDTLSPKNIHKILSPGLKEPLSPKNIRHELIKNPWDIVVYLGHSQTSSDGHDGVFIIDNDTALSADDNLRDSLEIAVRKGLKLVICNSCDGLGIGRQLANIGVPHIIVMKEPIAVRVALRFLEVFLPNFLGHKSLQESLTIARQELKLHGFEEDAAGSSLLPLLIENPEEPPLILPKNKRLLRLSSRWKQALLFILSLLVTLSILYGGGVFSDDASKYPEISLGEEILLETNRQDNSLERGRQAFKNQEYKQAIQLFKQSLDRLPNNPEIRIYYNNARAAYQDRNPLKIATSVPLGNNPEIAEEILRGIALFQQELNDEQAKNPDFHSLQVVVANDNNNAADAEDRAKKFVKDPSIIAVVGHNASAASEAAKDIYVQGKIVALSPTSFSSKISGNGYVYKMVPEMETFATTLIEYIREQTEKLIIQKPNNLICYDNRSGDNYNFAEKYKNILRGQSLQKLVKDGNFDCNIEPKINLDEQEIYQKIAQYQVNILMIAPYVNDLKRAANIFKQRPAEQLNLVILGSPTFQSYLTLAEGKQGVENLVIAVPWYDLKQDNYIHSFWQNKINVWRTPMAYDATKVILTALRQLSQQGQKFDRELLNQVLRNDFSIEGMTGTVRFDENGVRNMNNNPDDRRYLILQVKNGQFVPLAPIKSAGPV is encoded by the coding sequence ATGAGCAGAGTTGTGATTCTGAAAATTGGTGATGGCAGTTTTGAAACGGGATTTTCCGTCACTCTAGAAATTCGTGACAATCATCGCTTGATAGCGCCTTTTGCTGACGGGAAATTAGTCCCTAACCTTGACATTGCTGACGCTTTGCAAAATTATCGTCGAGCTTATTATCATTGGGTAGAAAGTCAACCCAGTTTAGGAATTACCGTTCCTCATAGTATGATCACCCATGCAGCGGTAGGTGATCCTAGAGACAACCTCAGAAAAGCCACTCAAACTTTAAAAGATAGCTTAAATGAATGGCTAAATTCCAGTTCTCTGAGTTCGATACAAAATCGTATCTTGTTCCATATAGGTAATCAGTCAGAAGTAAGATTTTTTATCCAAACTAACCATTTTGATCTACAACAAATTCCCTGGGAGTGTTGGAATTTTTTACACGAATGGTGTCCTGATGTGGAAATTGCTCTTACTATCCAGAGAAATCCTCCGATAATTAACCTTACTCCTCCGATTAAGGTTTTAGTAATTTTGGGCAATATTGACATCGAAAGCAAGCATACTTCCCTGTGTTTATCCAGTTTGCAAACGTTACTAGGAAACCAAGATAAGGTTTCTCTGCATATATTAAGTCCAGGTTTAAAAGATACTCTTTCACCGAAAAATATTCACAAAATATTAAGTCCAGGTTTAAAAGAGCCTCTTTCACCGAAAAATATTCGCCATGAGTTGATCAAAAATCCATGGGATATTGTAGTTTATTTAGGTCATAGTCAAACCAGTAGCGACGGACACGATGGAGTTTTTATCATTGATAATGATACGGCTTTATCTGCTGACGATAACTTAAGAGATTCCCTAGAAATAGCTGTTAGAAAAGGCTTAAAACTTGTTATCTGTAACTCCTGCGATGGGTTGGGTATTGGTCGTCAGTTGGCTAATATCGGAGTACCGCATATTATTGTTATGAAAGAACCCATCGCTGTGCGGGTTGCTTTGAGATTTCTAGAAGTTTTTCTTCCCAATTTTCTTGGACATAAATCCCTACAAGAATCCTTAACAATCGCTCGGCAAGAATTAAAATTACACGGATTTGAGGAGGATGCTGCTGGTTCTTCTTTACTGCCTCTTTTGATAGAAAATCCCGAAGAACCACCGTTGATTTTACCTAAAAATAAAAGGTTATTACGTCTATCTAGTCGCTGGAAACAAGCTCTGTTATTTATTTTAAGTCTTCTGGTAACTTTATCAATTTTATATGGGGGAGGAGTATTTTCCGATGATGCTAGTAAATACCCAGAAATTAGCTTAGGTGAAGAAATATTATTAGAGACAAACCGACAAGATAACAGTCTTGAACGGGGAAGACAAGCTTTTAAAAACCAAGAATATAAACAAGCAATTCAGCTTTTTAAACAATCCCTCGATCGCTTGCCCAATAATCCAGAGATTCGCATCTATTATAATAACGCTCGTGCGGCCTATCAAGACAGAAATCCCTTAAAAATTGCCACCAGTGTTCCTCTTGGTAATAATCCAGAAATTGCTGAGGAAATTTTACGAGGTATTGCTTTATTCCAACAGGAGTTAAACGATGAACAGGCCAAAAACCCCGATTTTCACTCTCTACAGGTAGTGGTCGCTAATGATAATAATAATGCCGCAGATGCCGAAGATCGAGCCAAAAAATTTGTTAAAGATCCGTCAATCATAGCAGTGGTTGGTCATAATGCTTCTGCTGCTAGTGAAGCGGCCAAAGATATCTATGTACAAGGGAAAATTGTTGCCCTATCTCCTACGAGCTTTTCCTCGAAAATCTCTGGCAATGGCTATGTGTATAAGATGGTTCCCGAGATGGAAACTTTTGCCACAACCCTAATTGAATATATCCGGGAACAAACTGAGAAGCTAATTATCCAAAAACCCAATAATTTAATTTGTTATGATAATCGCTCTGGGGATAATTATAACTTCGCTGAAAAATATAAAAACATTCTCCGAGGTCAGAGCTTGCAAAAACTTGTTAAAGATGGAAATTTTGACTGCAATATCGAACCCAAAATTAATTTAGATGAACAGGAAATTTATCAAAAAATCGCTCAATATCAAGTAAATATACTGATGATTGCTCCCTATGTTAACGATCTGAAAAGAGCCGCTAATATCTTTAAGCAACGTCCCGCAGAACAGTTAAACTTAGTGATTTTAGGTTCCCCCACCTTTCAAAGTTATCTCACCCTTGCAGAAGGTAAACAGGGGGTAGAAAATTTAGTTATCGCCGTGCCTTGGTATGATCTCAAACAAGATAATTATATCCACAGTTTTTGGCAAAATAAGATCAACGTTTGGCGCACTCCCATGGCCTACGATGCGACTAAAGTTATCCTCACCGCTTTGCGACAGTTATCCCAACAAGGACAAAAATTCGATCGAGAATTGTTAAATCAAGTTTTAAGAAACGATTTTTCTATTGAAGGAATGACTGGCACTGTTAGATTCGATGAGAATGGTGTCCGCAACATGAATAATAATCCTGACGATCGCCGCTACTTGATTCTACAGGTCAAAAATGGTCAATTTGTCCCCCTCGCTCCCATTAAATCTGCCGGTCCAGTCTAA
- a CDS encoding aminotransferase class V-fold PLP-dependent enzyme — protein sequence MQNLDENSLDCPVSKADLAEQRQEFRGLSNKVYFNFGGQGTLPKAGLEAIIDAHNFLQQKGPFSGQVNDWITKKTELLRQEMAQELGISPSNLSITEDVTVGCNIALWGVDWQAGEHILLTDCEHPGIMATVREIARRYHLEISTCPIRETLNGGNPIEVISAHLRPKTRVLVVSHVLWNTGQVLPLKEISQLCHDNSVTEKPVLVVVDAAQSVGCLPLDLSTTAADCYAFTGHKWWCGPAGVGGLYIRPEIFPSLQPTFIGWRGVETDNRGQPIGWKPDARRFEVATSAYPQFEGLRATIAVHNTWGDGGQRYEKICQLAAYLWEELKNIKGVKCLKNSPPESGLVSFQIDSAITPQKLVQQLEKQGFLLRTLLDPLCVRACVHYFTLPSEIEQLVAAIQKLV from the coding sequence ATGCAGAATTTAGACGAAAATAGCCTCGATTGCCCCGTTAGTAAAGCGGATTTAGCCGAACAAAGACAGGAATTTCGGGGACTTAGCAATAAAGTTTATTTTAATTTCGGTGGTCAGGGAACCTTGCCCAAGGCCGGATTAGAAGCAATTATCGATGCCCATAATTTTCTCCAACAAAAGGGGCCTTTTTCAGGACAGGTAAACGATTGGATTACCAAAAAAACGGAACTTCTCAGGCAAGAAATGGCTCAGGAGTTGGGAATTAGCCCCAGCAATCTCTCTATCACCGAGGATGTCACTGTGGGCTGTAATATCGCCCTCTGGGGAGTTGATTGGCAAGCGGGGGAACATATTTTACTAACCGATTGTGAACACCCCGGAATTATGGCCACAGTTCGGGAAATTGCCCGTCGTTATCATCTGGAAATCTCCACTTGTCCTATTCGGGAAACTTTAAACGGTGGCAACCCGATAGAAGTGATTTCCGCTCATCTACGTCCAAAAACTAGGGTTTTGGTGGTTAGTCATGTTCTCTGGAATACCGGACAGGTTTTACCCCTCAAGGAAATCTCGCAACTTTGTCATGATAATTCCGTCACCGAAAAACCCGTTTTAGTGGTGGTGGATGCTGCCCAATCCGTGGGTTGTTTGCCCTTAGATTTAAGCACTACTGCCGCCGATTGTTATGCTTTTACGGGTCATAAATGGTGGTGTGGACCGGCCGGTGTGGGGGGGTTGTATATTCGTCCCGAAATTTTCCCTAGTTTACAGCCCACTTTTATCGGTTGGCGCGGTGTTGAAACAGATAACCGAGGACAGCCTATCGGTTGGAAACCGGATGCCAGACGCTTTGAAGTGGCCACTTCTGCCTATCCTCAATTTGAGGGTTTAAGGGCAACTATTGCGGTACATAACACCTGGGGTGATGGGGGACAAAGATACGAAAAAATCTGTCAATTAGCGGCTTATCTCTGGGAAGAATTAAAGAATATTAAAGGGGTGAAATGTTTAAAAAATTCTCCACCGGAATCCGGTTTAGTTTCCTTTCAAATTGACTCGGCTATCACCCCACAAAAGTTAGTGCAACAGCTAGAAAAACAAGGGTTTTTACTGCGAACTCTCCTCGACCCCCTCTGTGTGCGTGCCTGTGTTCATTATTTCACTTTGCCCTCGGAAATCGAGCAGTTAGTAGCAGCTATCCAAAAGTTAGTTTAA
- a CDS encoding helix-turn-helix domain-containing protein translates to MSVRYFYTTIKAIEGDRVFWYEVPQLRRSIAAIAGKVADDEAVYLDLWQWLQNDPNNQLVKSHWMVFLQYRSSMVTQRVYQNVGHRIDADYETLFYYLLNLLATAITNNPSNFYGNFQDKKTQPGFFRLILEKWTDKKLRNTLYNFLRGEYKTIGRTNLGIVSLFSANKIQKVLRTSGIFTENHLLIFNCFREVKKASLRSLDKWQEEDWQQVIDRLQQLQPQVILTVGEVQAKLNQIGEIMRNHIDPSYSKFEPTNYDHDSNYFWENLPSKRPSQDLLQQQEIWENINKLLITLEDEVKQIVYYYYHQKMTQVQIANRLGVHPSTISREITQLCKKVYQLLCAREGKDCPKLLNEIKLQSRQKQEIDAYLEYFCQSYLTQN, encoded by the coding sequence ATGAGCGTTAGGTACTTTTATACTACTATTAAAGCCATTGAAGGCGATCGAGTTTTCTGGTACGAAGTGCCACAATTAAGAAGATCGATCGCTGCGATCGCTGGAAAGGTGGCCGATGACGAAGCGGTGTATCTTGATCTGTGGCAATGGTTACAGAATGATCCTAATAACCAATTAGTCAAGTCCCATTGGATGGTTTTTTTACAATATCGCTCCTCTATGGTAACTCAAAGGGTCTATCAAAATGTTGGCCATCGGATCGATGCTGATTATGAAACCCTATTCTACTATTTGCTGAATTTGCTTGCCACGGCAATCACCAACAATCCTAGCAATTTTTACGGTAACTTTCAGGATAAAAAGACCCAACCGGGATTTTTTCGCTTAATCTTAGAAAAATGGACAGATAAAAAATTGAGAAATACTCTCTATAATTTCCTGCGAGGAGAGTATAAAACTATTGGCAGGACTAATCTCGGTATAGTCAGTCTTTTTAGTGCGAATAAAATTCAAAAAGTTTTACGAACATCGGGTATCTTTACCGAGAATCACCTGCTAATATTTAACTGTTTTCGAGAGGTAAAAAAAGCTTCTCTTAGATCATTAGATAAATGGCAAGAGGAAGATTGGCAACAAGTAATTGATCGCTTACAGCAGTTACAACCGCAAGTTATTCTCACCGTGGGGGAAGTGCAAGCAAAACTCAATCAAATAGGGGAGATAATGCGTAATCACATCGATCCTTCTTACTCTAAATTTGAGCCGACTAATTATGACCATGATAGCAATTACTTTTGGGAAAATCTCCCCAGCAAGAGGCCAAGTCAAGACTTACTACAACAGCAAGAAATCTGGGAAAATATTAATAAGTTATTAATCACTCTTGAGGATGAAGTTAAACAGATTGTATATTATTACTATCATCAAAAGATGACGCAGGTACAGATCGCTAATCGATTGGGAGTTCATCCATCTACTATTAGTCGAGAAATAACCCAATTATGTAAAAAAGTTTATCAGCTACTCTGTGCAAGGGAAGGCAAAGATTGTCCTAAGTTGTTAAATGAGATTAAATTACAATCTCGGCAAAAACAAGAGATCGATGCTTATCTAGAATATTTTTGTCAGTCCTACTTAACTCAAAACTAA
- a CDS encoding DUF1822 family protein encodes MKVNLDILQQINPKSLWLTFSETEIKQARSILGQYSNQTAKNQALINYLVQICLSNWLKDNLDSSLQIIPKNHQYLWEFINGFTWQIQDKKVTTIPSQTIDIEGLTIEQEWVDIPDLAADFYLGVQVDLAEKFLNIWGFISRKDVKNLAEYDPIYHQYYLDSEQIIDDLDILWQSCLEGESEKGKLESLAKLSPAAAENLIKKLGQVSPYSPRLDISCQQWLALLNNQQWREKLYQQRLEIIPTKLSQWLQGIITEKWQEILSTIDSYRPINPGFLLAAEKISSRESPADIQREIRQLYASQKEVEFSEQLTPQEALAKLQHQTQDETIRWQAAEYLWNIDPHYPNAAIRKMLDVGSQLMGYKIALMVGVLSTSDQRIAVLIRAYAMDNFAKLPPGLSLQISDEIGQLIPSLEAIAREKPLDSYLQLYFLADADDRFNVNLSLGDSSITEQFRI; translated from the coding sequence ATGAAAGTCAACCTCGATATTTTGCAACAAATTAACCCGAAATCCCTTTGGCTAACTTTTTCGGAAACAGAGATCAAGCAAGCTCGATCGATTCTTGGTCAATACTCTAATCAAACCGCCAAAAATCAGGCTTTGATTAATTACTTAGTGCAAATATGCTTAAGCAATTGGCTGAAAGATAATCTTGATTCTTCTCTTCAAATAATACCTAAAAACCATCAGTATCTTTGGGAGTTTATTAACGGGTTTACCTGGCAAATTCAAGATAAAAAAGTTACTACTATTCCCAGTCAAACTATTGACATTGAGGGATTGACAATAGAGCAAGAATGGGTTGATATTCCCGATTTAGCGGCAGATTTTTATCTAGGAGTGCAGGTAGATTTAGCAGAAAAATTCCTCAATATCTGGGGTTTTATATCCAGAAAAGATGTTAAAAATCTCGCAGAATACGATCCAATTTACCATCAATATTATTTGGACAGTGAGCAAATTATTGATGATTTAGATATTCTTTGGCAGAGTTGTTTAGAGGGAGAGAGTGAAAAAGGAAAGCTGGAATCTTTAGCAAAATTATCGCCAGCAGCAGCAGAAAATTTAATTAAAAAGTTAGGTCAAGTTTCACCCTATTCTCCGAGATTAGATATTAGTTGTCAGCAGTGGTTAGCTTTGTTGAATAATCAGCAATGGCGAGAAAAACTTTATCAGCAGCGTCTAGAAATAATTCCCACTAAACTTAGTCAATGGTTACAGGGAATTATTACAGAGAAATGGCAGGAAATCCTCAGCACTATCGACAGTTATCGTCCAATTAATCCAGGTTTTTTGTTGGCTGCTGAAAAAATCAGCAGCCGAGAATCTCCGGCAGATATTCAGCGAGAAATTAGACAACTGTATGCTAGTCAAAAAGAGGTGGAATTTTCGGAACAGTTAACCCCACAGGAAGCTTTAGCAAAACTACAACATCAAACCCAAGATGAAACTATTCGCTGGCAAGCGGCCGAATATCTCTGGAATATCGATCCTCATTATCCCAATGCTGCTATCCGTAAAATGCTCGATGTGGGTAGTCAATTAATGGGTTATAAAATCGCTTTAATGGTGGGAGTTTTATCGACCAGTGACCAGAGAATTGCTGTCTTAATTCGTGCCTATGCCATGGACAATTTTGCCAAACTACCCCCCGGTTTATCTTTGCAAATTAGCGATGAAATAGGCCAATTAATCCCCAGTTTAGAAGCAATAGCAAGGGAGAAACCCTTAGATAGCTATCTGCAACTTTATTTTCTAGCTGATGCCGACGATCGCTTTAATGTTAACCTAAGTTTAGGGGATAGTAGCATTACCGAACAGTTTAGGATTTAA
- a CDS encoding ABC transporter substrate-binding protein gives MTKTGKKAGLPPISYVLLGLIGWFLFPQISAIFAPKADNNPRISYGNHLLIKTNSNTTKESAIAAIAQGNHQEAEQLLQKSLAQHPNDPESVIYLSNLQTGSNPFKIAVVVPATTNPNVAQEILRGVASAQTQINQQGGINGRKLMVIVVNDDNQPQISKEVARELVKNPDIIAVIGHNASDASLAAAPIYEKGGLVMISPTSLANNLSGAGNYIFRLVASNGKITEKLANYIVNTAKVQKIAFCYDSQAPDNISFKDELMANVAKKGGQIVPIVCDLSVPNFKADQALNQAISGGANGLFVVAHVDRLDPVFEVIRSNRQRLPLFSSPTLYNIRTLEDGGKNVQGLTLAAPWHPSVNQTFANLMQEQWRGPVSWRTATSFDATRVIIAGLRENPQRQGLQSRLRSSSFHQTGATGKISFDPNTGDRVGQPVLIQVRSTPSGEQFVPLP, from the coding sequence ATGACAAAGACTGGCAAAAAAGCGGGTTTACCGCCAATTTCCTATGTTTTACTGGGGTTGATCGGTTGGTTTCTTTTTCCCCAAATCTCGGCAATATTTGCCCCAAAAGCCGATAATAATCCCCGCATCAGTTACGGCAATCATCTCCTGATCAAAACTAATTCTAACACCACCAAAGAATCAGCGATCGCTGCCATTGCTCAAGGTAATCACCAAGAAGCAGAGCAACTCCTGCAAAAATCCCTCGCTCAACATCCCAACGATCCCGAAAGCGTAATTTATCTCAGCAACCTGCAAACTGGCTCAAATCCCTTCAAAATCGCCGTTGTTGTGCCAGCGACAACTAATCCCAACGTCGCTCAGGAAATATTGCGAGGAGTCGCCAGCGCACAAACCCAGATCAATCAACAGGGAGGGATCAACGGCAGAAAACTGATGGTTATCGTGGTTAATGACGATAATCAGCCGCAGATATCGAAAGAGGTAGCCAGGGAATTAGTCAAAAATCCCGATATTATCGCCGTTATCGGTCATAATGCCTCCGATGCCAGTTTAGCCGCCGCTCCTATCTACGAAAAAGGCGGTTTGGTGATGATTTCTCCCACCTCCTTGGCTAATAATCTCTCCGGTGCGGGAAATTATATCTTTCGTCTGGTGGCTTCTAACGGCAAAATTACGGAAAAATTAGCAAATTACATAGTAAATACTGCTAAAGTCCAGAAAATTGCTTTTTGCTACGATTCTCAAGCTCCCGATAATATTTCCTTTAAAGATGAGTTGATGGCTAATGTGGCGAAAAAAGGCGGTCAAATTGTGCCGATTGTCTGCGATCTGAGTGTCCCCAATTTTAAGGCCGATCAAGCCCTTAATCAGGCGATTTCTGGGGGTGCTAACGGCCTATTTGTCGTCGCTCATGTTGATCGTCTCGATCCCGTTTTTGAGGTTATTCGCTCCAATCGTCAGCGTTTGCCTCTGTTTAGTAGTCCCACCCTCTACAATATTCGCACCCTCGAAGATGGCGGCAAAAACGTCCAAGGTTTAACCCTTGCCGCACCCTGGCACCCCTCGGTTAACCAGACTTTTGCCAATCTTATGCAGGAACAGTGGCGCGGTCCGGTTAGTTGGCGCACAGCCACCAGTTTTGACGCTACACGGGTGATTATTGCCGGTTTAAGGGAAAATCCTCAACGTCAGGGCCTACAATCCAGGCTGCGCTCCAGCAGTTTTCATCAAACAGGGGCCACCGGAAAAATTAGCTTTGATCCTAATACTGGCGATCGCGTTGGTCAACCTGTCTTAATTCAAGTGCGCTCGACTCCCTCTGGTGAGCAGTTTGTCCCTTTACCTTGA
- a CDS encoding response regulator transcription factor — translation MDIVIIEDEIEIAHLIQQTLERESFNCHLAYNGRVGLELFYQKQPDLVILDLMLPELDGLELCAIIRQKPGTKDPYILMLTARGEEIDRIIGLSTGADDYMVKPFSPRELTARVRALLRRSLRHDSQPQQLHRSRHFIIDLDQHSAVRKLEGMPEETLDLTTLEFNLLATFVSYPNRVWSRTQLIDNLWGNDFFGDERVVDTHIRRLRKKVEPDPANPIFIKTVVGVGYKFEDDII, via the coding sequence ATGGACATCGTTATTATCGAAGATGAAATTGAAATCGCCCATTTGATTCAGCAAACTTTAGAGCGGGAATCATTTAATTGTCATCTGGCTTATAATGGTAGGGTAGGACTAGAACTATTTTATCAAAAGCAACCAGACTTAGTTATTTTAGATTTAATGTTACCGGAATTAGACGGACTAGAATTGTGTGCTATAATTCGCCAAAAACCTGGGACAAAAGACCCCTATATCCTAATGTTAACCGCTAGGGGAGAAGAGATTGATCGCATTATCGGTCTATCTACGGGAGCCGATGATTATATGGTCAAACCCTTTAGTCCCCGGGAATTAACCGCGCGGGTAAGAGCCTTATTAAGACGTAGTTTAAGACACGATAGTCAACCCCAGCAACTCCATCGCAGCCGTCATTTTATTATCGACTTAGATCAACATTCTGCTGTTCGTAAATTGGAGGGAATGCCCGAGGAAACCCTCGATTTAACCACCTTAGAATTTAATTTATTAGCTACCTTTGTCAGTTATCCCAATCGCGTCTGGAGTCGCACCCAATTAATCGATAATCTCTGGGGAAATGATTTTTTTGGCGATGAAAGGGTAGTAGATACCCATATCCGACGCTTACGCAAAAAAGTAGAACCCGATCCTGCTAATCCGATCTTTATCAAAACTGTAGTCGGTGTCGGTTATAAATTTGAGGATGACATTATTTAA